In the Silene latifolia isolate original U9 population chromosome 1, ASM4854445v1, whole genome shotgun sequence genome, ggtttccctactcagtattagttacatgatgtgtttggtgattgtgctgtagttagtgattgttgattgattcagacggttgtgatttcatattgattgattgattgccagacggttgtgatttcatattgttgattgattcagacggttgttgatgttgtattgtggttgctgtttatctgtctgtgttcttcggggtgcgtccctggctgagtggagtcacttgcgggagtagcttcacgcccttgattcgccttctgtggaacccgccacagaagggatgtgcacattaatgaatatgGGTTTGTCggtcgatggagatgagcggggcttaggtgggaacggctgcggtcccccactggcggtgaggagtatctgttgcgatgggtactctggcagggctacacactttagtgtgtagtcgattatgaggtgattggagaaGGAGACGGGTTTGTGTGTGAGTGTTTATATGATTGTTTCGgtgtggctttgattgtgtaattagtatcgaccccatttattgttttaaaatcgtggtgatccattcggggatggtagcGATTCATCGAGGAGTTTGATATGaagcgtatgggatagccgggatgagtcatcacgtggcagttagaagtcttctactgggtcagacgatgttttatacctttgatagttttagcagtagaccgtctgagaaccttgtatttcagtttaacagttttggttttgatcgtgtaatcactttaaactatattgttatttaaattatgtttcttcattgtcattcgGTTATCATTGTctagggtaaccgagatggtgacgttctcataccttaagtggtcctggtaaggcactttgagtatgggggtgtcacagaggcctagctaaaggctcctgaataaatgggggtgttacaatgtgatatcagagcaaaacgatcctcgggcctaaaacaaatgaacctaatgaatatagtaTGTGTCTATTAAAATGAACCCCGAGTAGAAGCTGTTAGGAGCTCTCAGTGCGGTTAAGGAGTCGTCCATAAATCGTACTCcctggccctctcagttttgaaccggtcacctcgAGGATGGATAAACGAGAGTGGGGTAGGTAGTAAGGAAGTTAATTTTAAGGGTCAGTTTATATTTAAAATTAGAGAGTTACTAATCTTTTGCCGGATGAGGAAGTGACAGGTAAGTAAGTTGAAATGGAAAGAGTTGGCCTAGGGCCGTGTGTATGTTGAATTGAGAATGAATTGTTGAATGATGATGTGAATGTGGATATGGAGATGTTAAATCTTGGATATGGAGACACTCTACCTTTGTCTTATCTATCCACATAGGTAGTACTTAACACATCGCAAACTTGCACTAGATATGCTCGTCACACTTGAGAATTTGAGTTTAATTAATCCCCTTTTGAAACACCTCTGATTTGTATGTGCTTTATTACCCTACTTGGTCCTTACTCCACCATATTTGTATAAGCCCTTACTCATTGCATAGCAAGAGAAATTTATAGTTAGTGGTTGAACTAAAATCATCAAATGGCAGGTAAAACTTATTAAACGCATTTAGTTTTTAATAAAATATAAGTAAGTACGCATTAATTGATATAATTGCTAAGCAAACCAATGCATTGACCGAATTAAGTATCGTAACAAAGGAGCAAATGAAAGAATACTCAGAATTTTCCCAAAAAAATTCATTAACGctatctaaaataaaaaaaagtttAGTTTCTCAGAAAATTCAAACGCGGTAGTCCAAGTCTTTTCGACATCATTTTTTCAACTATAACTGACTTATCAAATACTTTCATTTTTACCAAAATAAACTTCCGAATAAATGTAAGATGAAGCCTCCTTTCATAGAGTCATAACTTCAGTGAAAACCTCAATAATCCTTGTTGTTGGAGTATCGTGTTGCTCCAAACTAAAATGTGTAGTAAActtgtcccacattggtagaatAGTGGGGGGAGGTTACTACTTTATATATGGGAGTGTATTATCTAAtgttaaacccctcccaatcgcagttgtggcggatcgatcccccacatacaactgcgattgggaggggtttaaataccgtaatccttagacacgccccgaaatccggattagtcggcccaatgtgggtcggattaccggatggtttagaccaaaaaaaactAGATAATAGTGGAGAGACTATAGTCTCCCCACGCGCGTGCCGCCATCGCCGTCCAGCTCGGCTCTTGTTCGTGACACATGCACGGTGTGGTTGGGCTACGTTTTTGCTTCTGGTCCAAACTAATTCCTCGGATTCTAGCTGTTGGAATTCTAGTCTTTGTAACATTATTACACGATAATATCTACATTTAATTTGCTATTTTATTATCATTGATTGCTGCCATTAATCTAGAGATTTTGGCATCTCTATGTGACTGTTGGAGGAGCCTCTCTTCCCTATAAAAGCCTCTATTCTCCAACAGTTTTACACACACAATTAGATACTACTTTCTCTCATATATTTCTTCTTTCTAAACTATAGAGAACAGTTCCCACTTCCGTCTGTGGAGTGCACCATTGTGCGGAATGAGGCATTAACTTTGGAATCGTTGACGACGGAACCCAAGGAGCACCTATGTGGGGGCCTAACTAATTTAGGGCACTGTCTTACACGGCGTCTCGATTAAAGGTATTTTTGATCATCTAAGTTCATATTTCCTTACAATCTAAATCAGTTATAGAACTTTCTGATCTTTGTTATACATTGTTATTTTTGTTTGCTTTTAACAATGACAAACCCATCCGGAAATTCTGACGATTCCAATGTCAATCGAGAAATTATTACCACCACTCCTAATACCCCTGTTAACCATTTCACATTGCCACACAAAATTGTCCATGACCTTAGTAAGATAAAAATTTTAGATGGGAAAAATTATAGGAGATGGTCtgaaaaaatattattttatttcTCGCAATATAAGATTGACTATGTGCTATTTCAAGAACCACAATCCactgaagagtctagttcgtCTGAAATTGTTAAACCCAATACCAAATCTACTAAAGACAATAAGACCGTTAGAggtgacatgttacactatatgGTCGATAATCTGTTTGACATCTATTGCAAAACTAAGACCGCTAAAGGAATTTGGGATGCTTTGGAAACTAATTATGGGACTGATGATTTCGGTACTAAGAAATATGTTGTAGCAAAATGGTTAAAATTTCAGATTACTGATGGTAAACTAATAATGGATCAAATAAATGAGTATGAAAATATGGTTTCTGAAATTCTTGGTAAAGGAATGGAGTTTTGCGAGTATATGCAGTCTAATGCTCTTATTGAGAAGTTGTCTTCTCCTAGTTGGGATGAGTATAAGAAACATCTGATGCATAagaagaaggatatgaaattgcaGGAGCTAATTGGTCATATCAAGATTGAGGATGCCACAAGGAGCCAGAATCGTGTCGGGACTAATGCTACTAACACTGTTAAAGCTAATGTTGTTGAATACAGGAATACAGGTACAAACAAGAGGAGCTATGATCAATACAACAAACCACAAAGTGTTGATAAACCAATAAAAACAATGACATGAAATTGTTGGTGGTGTGACAAGCCTGGTCATCCCGCTTTCAAGCGCAAGGCCAAGAAAGCTTATGAGGAAAGATAACCAAATCAAGGGAATCGCAATGATGCACATGGTGGGAAATTCCAAAAGAAAGACAATAATCAACGTGGTGGCTACAAGAATTAAAAATCTAACAAGCCACAAGCTAATGTTGTCGAGGGTTCAAGTGAGGGTGATGATATAATTGCTGCAATGGTGTCCGAAATAAATCTGGTTGGAAGCTTGGTGGAATGGATTGTTGACACCGGAGCTACACGCCATATCTGCACCAACAAGGATCTTTACAAGGAGCTAAAAGATGTTGATGAGAAAGAGGTAGTGTATGTTGGCAACTCCAGTAAGGTTCGAGTCCTTGGCATTGGCAAGGTGCACCTGAAACTCACTTCTGGCAAAGTTTTAGCTTCTGAAAATGTGCTATATGTGCCTGATATGCGTAGAAATTGAATTTCTGGTGCTTTACTTAACAAGGCTGGTCTTAAACTTACTTTTGAGTCTAATAAGTTAGTCATGTCTAAGAATGGTCAGTTTGTTGGCAAAGGTTTTTGTAATGGTGGTCTGTTTGTTCTTGATGTTGAAATGAATGCATCTACTTCTTCTGCTTACATCGTTGAGTCCATTGATATTtggtgttgagtttatggattcgagtacctaagagggggagggggtgaattaggtattatttaaaaattttaactacaactttattaattaaagtgagttgtaagaacaagagagatgtgagaatacttcgaataatattgcaagattaaacgagtattaaagtgaatgtttgctgaagtatgaaagtaacaattgttctgactgtagctatttgtctcagtttatggagtACAGACTGCAGACTAAATGTGACAGTATTTGGAACTGTTATTTcgaaggttaagcaaagcaaagaAGATAAATAGCAGCGGAATAAAATAAAGAAGattaaacacgagatttttgaattggttcggcaagaaactcaagtgcctatgtccaatctactttttattgaattattttagtgatctactccgactactaaaaacccgtacaataaaaagacaacaacctactccggttgtgatacaagttcaagaactactccgttctagaacaagccaactcgcaacctactccggttgccaaagagttaaagactactccgtcctaaactctacacacaaacttagaatgttataaggatcaagtttccactaacttattcttaaaaagaattgagatggacaacttttacaagatcaacaattcataagtgagagagtctagtatgttaaagtaacagtagccttgattgtaacacttgaagacttttaaaagcttTGCAAAGTAAGGACTCggtttttaagctttgaaaaacaatttgcaaacttagATTAAATCTCAGAAAAAGTCTTAGGTTTTAGAGAGGATatggcacgccttttatagagaggatgaGTAAGGGAGTTGTTAGGGTTTAGAGGGTCAAagaccatcacatgtgatgagtctcagcaacttcccaaacttacaccaaagaaggttcttattcaaaaggcaaaagtgagaaagagtgtttgaaattatCTATAAGAgatcatgcaaattcagaaaacaaagaagaaattaaaaacaagtcacatgatgacaagtttacaccaaaatggcaaaaagcatttcttgttttatgaaagaccaaagggtcaaatttgcacaaagggaaaacaatttgaaatgataattattcaaaccacttttTCTAGGGAGCCAAATCCTTGTAAAACTCTGAAAGTTATCTTTCAAAATATAAGACACGTAaaaggcttttgaaagataataaagtgttcaagttttacgaattgaggcaacagtccaggctgctgttacttgtgaaagtaacagtggtcttgactgtttctattactatGAAATACTTTACTTTCtgacttgtacattagatgacgcctAGAACTCAATACATTTTGATGATcaacaactcaacacttcttaatccaagcttgatttaatcataaatcctgaaaaggtaaactaagatagcacacattaaatgggcatgttatcatcaatctaaggaacccaacaaattccccctttgatgatgacaagccctaaaacgaatgtaagcaatgtaaacaactcatttcaaGATTTAATCAAGCAATATCATATGAGAGAAAGAACTATATTTCCTTAAGGAGCAATAACTTAGATCAAGCTTACCATGGCaagtttacattgccccaaaacaagagtaaaaggtgtgaaggttaggcctagttatgagttaaccaatatgcaaagagattaagagcatgagtttaccttttccccctcttgacatcatcaaaaaagGCAGGGATGTCAAAGGCATTTAAGAGCAAGCACGCATaataaaacacaaaaagacacatataaacgtgacaagataacaaggtcaacacaaaCATACGGTCTAAACATAGTTTAACCATAGTTCACCACGGCTAAAAAGAGTTTAACATACACCAccaagtaaaatattaatagtgaAAAGAAAGTTTGATGAAGGGGCACAACAAGGTGGGACAAAAGCAAGGATAATATGGGACGGGGAGTTTGTTTAAGGAGAGGAGGCTTGGTCACCATCCGACTCTTCACCCAAGGGATCTTCATCCAACGGGTCAGCTACACCATCGTCACCGTGCTCCTTCGTTGAGACAAGAgtggaaatgatatccacctcTCCACGAATTAAGTCCATGGTGGAGGCAAGAGTCGAGATAGCCGCGTTTTTTTGAAGCGCATCTTGCTTCACCCAAGCACTCAAATCCGCAATGGCTTGAATTACTTCACTCAAATTACCCGTACCAACATGACTAGAAGACCCACCCTCCGGATCCGTTTTGACTTTCACCGAAATAAGTTCATCATTTTCAACCTTAATTAACATTTTTcccatttgcccatcactcatCGTGCCACACATATCCAAAGAACCCACACTCGAGCTAATAAGGACTCCTTGTGCCTTAagcaccaccaacaaccacataCCATAGGGAAGATGAAGGACACTTTTTGAGGGTTTTCGGAGTTTATCCCAGATGAGGGCAAAGCGTTTGAACATTAGCCCAATTAAATTGACCTTTTTGTGAGTGGTTATGTGATAGATAAGGTATTGTTGAGCTATGGATAATTTGCCCCTATCACCCGAAGGGTAAATGGAGCGACACATTATGTTGAAAATAAGGCGAAGAGAAGGGGGTATAGTGGTGTTACTAACGGGTCTTCAAGTTTCAGCTTTGGGAAATACGACTTTTGCGACTGATAAAGGAGATGCATATGGTAAGGGAACCCAAGACTCGGCTGGGAGATTGTCATAACCTCCGGGTGGAATATTTAGAGCAGTGGTAAAATGAGATTGAAAGAGTTTAAGAGGTTTACCATTCATCTTAGCCGTGAGGAAATCACCGGACTTGTCCACATGCACAGTCGCGAAAAACTGAACTACTTCACTTACAAACACGAGTTCACGAATTTCCAGAAGGTTTTCCCAACCTTGAGCAGCAATCATATCTCGGGCGGGAAGAAAAGTAGGAGATTCATACCAAGACTGATGATAAATTCGAGGGGAGTGAATGGCTTTGGGGTTCATCAATTTTTCACAATTTTTGTAGATGGAAGTAGGGAGATCCAGATTTTTGAGTTGTTGCCAAACACTAGTCACATCCCATTTGGAAATCAGGGATACGGAATCAGATGGGACCGTGGTTGGTGGAAGAGTGGCGAGAGGTGTTGGGTGAGGGTTCGGTGGTTCTGGGTTAGGTGTAGGTGATGGAGTTCTGGATGGGTTTTGTTGTCGAGGAAAGGCATAGGAATCCTTTTGAGATGGCATGGTTTGAGAGGTATGTGGTGGGTCAGATATGACGGATGGGGTAGTCATTTTCACGGTTTTGATGGGTATTGTGGTATTGAAGGACGTTTTGACCATGGTGGGTAAAAGGAGAGTTAAAGGGTAGGTGAGATGGAGGGAGTTTGGGAGGTGAAAGGTTTTGTAGGTTAGGGATTTTGGACGGTGGGTTAGGGATAGAGGATGGCCCAAACAATAAATGAGGTGAGTGGGGTAGTTGGCCCAATTTAATTAAATTTGATCACTCGAAATAAAACGCAAAGTAGCAtaatataaacgtaaatttagatatgaggttgagtgattatcgACTCACAAAtatggtgtcaatttttggtctaaaaatgatatgaatgcacttagaacacttaaggAACATATATCCATTTtagtttaatcaattaaggaaattagcaaaactcacactaaaaatcacaagcaattaattaacccaatttctagtctaaatttctcaaaatgttctcttgcaagtggcttagtgaaaatgtcggcaatttgattttccgttttgcaaaagataagtctaacatgtcctttctctacatgatcacgaataaaatgatgacgaatatcaatatgtttggttttagagtgttgaataggatttttggagatattaattgcactcgtattatcacacattatgggaacggagtcaaaaataataccaaaatccaagagttgttgtcttacccaaagtaattgagaacaataATGTGCGGCACTAACATACCCACTTTCGGCCATTGAAAGAGCTAccttgttttgtttctttgagccccatgaaTTCAAGtaaggacccaagaatgttgcaattccggaAGTGCTCTTTCTATCGACCGTgtaccccgcatagtccgcatccgaaaaacctatgaggtcaaaaggacaatgtaagggataccaTAAGTATATATTTTGTGTTctaatcaaatac is a window encoding:
- the LOC141588760 gene encoding uncharacterized protein LOC141588760, translating into MTNPSGNSDDSNVNREIITTTPNTPVNHFTLPHKIVHDLSKIKILDGKNYRRWSEKILFYFSQYKIDYVLFQEPQSTEESSSSEIVKPNTKSTKDNKTVRGDMLHYMVDNLFDIYCKTKTAKGIWDALETNYGTDDFGTKKYVVAKWLKFQITDGKLIMDQINEYENMVSEILGKGMEFCEYMQSNALIEKLSSPSWDEYKKHLMHKKKDMKLQELIGHIKIEDATRSQNRVGTNATNTVKANVVEYRNTGTNKRSYDQYNKPQSVDKPIKTMT